DNA from candidate division TA06 bacterium:
GATGGGAATCTACAGCATGCTGGAGAAGAAATTCGACCTGGCGCTGGCCAAGAAGCAGAAGGCCGACCTGGCCCGGCAGCGCAAGCTGAAGGAGCTGGACCAGAAAGTGCGGGACAAGGACAGCAAGCTGAACTCCCGGGACATCGAGGAGCAAAAGCAGATGACAGAGCAGGAATATGTGCTGGAGTTTGACACCGAGGAGAAGGCCCTGCTGGAGCTGCTGCTGGACAAGAAGACCGCCAAGGTCCACGTCCACAAAGAGGACGACGTGCTGTACCTGATTGATCTGGTCAAGAAATACAAGCTGACGGTTACCGCCGATCACCTGGGCGACGTCCACCACAAGGAGATCTTCGACCAGCTGGCCGACCAGAACATTCCCATCGTTTACGGGCCGCTGGGCAGTCTGCCCTACAAGGTGGAACTGCGCAACGAGCGCTACCGCAACGCCGAACTGCTGATGAAGTCAAAAGCCTTTTACGGACTGATGACCGACCATCCGGTGATCATGACCCCGGCCCTGCGCGACAGCCTGAAATATTTTTTGATCCACGGGATGAAGGAGGAGGAGGCCATCGGGATGATCACCTACAAGAACGCCAAGATTCTGGGAATAGAGGACCGGCTGGGGTCAGTGGAGCCGGGCAAACTGGCCAGCCTGGTGGTCTGGGACAAGGATCCTTTGCACCTGGCGGCCTTCCCGCGGCTGGTGATGGCCGAGGGCAAGGTCATCAGGAAACAGAAATAAATACCATCGTAAGGGCAATTCATGAATTGTCCCAACAATAATGGCGACGAATAAAACGAATATCCTGATAATCTACGATTCCTATACCGGCAACACCGAGAAGCTGGCCAAGGCCGTGGCCCAAGGCGCCGAGCAGGTAGAGGGCGCCAGGATCGTCGTCAAGAAAGCAGACAAGGTCAAGCTGCCGGATATGCTGGCCGCCGACGGAATTATCATAGGCTCGCCAGCCTACTACGGGCTGATGACTGCCAGGTTGAAAGGGCTGCTGGACAGCACTTTCAAGATACACGGGAAGCTGGCAGGCAAAGCGGGCGCGGCCTTCACCACCGCCGGCAGCACCGCCACCGGGGCCGAGACCACGCTGTTGTCCATTCTCACGGCAATGCTGATCCACGGGATGGTGGTGCAGGGCCGGTCCAGCGAGAAGCACTTCGGGGCGGCCTGCGTGGGCGCGCCGGATGCCAAGGCCATCAAGTTCGGGGAAGATCTGGGCAAGCGGACGGCCCTGTTGGCCGGAAAACTGAAAGCCTAAAACCTGAACCCGTTGACACCTGATAAATAGGGATGGAATGGCAAACAAAAGGGAAATCTACGAGGAACTCTGCCGGAACCTTAACAATTTGCGCTTTGAAAAGCTTTGCCGGCAGGTGGAAAAATTTGGCTTTACGTTCAATGGCGGCAAAGGGAGCCACAAAATAAACAAAGATGACGATTATTACAATCTCGACGACTTGAAACGTGCCCAAAAGCTGAGTTACGGCCAAAGGATGGAAATGCTGGAAAAGATCAACGAATTCCTGATGAAAACAATGTCTGAAAAAAACAAACGCATCAGCCTGAAACTTCAAGAAAATAATTTTTGATCAAAACCATGAAAACCAAACGCGCACTTATAAGCGTCTACGACAAGACCGGCATCGCCGAGGGAAAGAAATATATGTACGTTAGAGAACCTATAACTCAACCCCTTTGCTTCCCCTTCTCTTACCCCATGTCGGTCCGCATTTATCCAAGAGAAGGGGATAGAGGGGATGAGTTCCAAAGGTTCTCCGGAGCATAGTTCCTAAACCAAGGGCATATTCATAAGGGAGTTTTATAAATGGCTGTTAAAACAGATATAATTGATTTGGCAACCAATTTTACCAAAGAGGCTAAGACCGTAATCAAGATAGATGCTGCTTACCTTTTTGGTTCTTCGATCAACGGAAAGGACTTAAAACACAGCGATATAGATCTGGCCATAGTTTCACCTGACTTCAGCGGGTTTGGGTTCGCCGACCGTAAAAAACTAAATCCCTTGATCCTTAAATTCGGCGCTTCACTGGAAGTGCATCCCTTTAAAAAGTCCGACTTTTTAAGAAAAGATCCGTTCATAAAAGAAATACTTAAAACAGGAATAAAAGTCGCATAATGACCACCAAACGCGCCATCATCAGCGTCTACGATAAGACCGGCATCGCCGAATTCGCCAAGAAACTTTCCACCGCCGGGTATGAGATCGTCTCCAGCGGCGGGACCGCCAAATATCTAAGAGAGCAGGGCCTGACAGTCACCGATGTGGCCGAGGTCACCGGATTTCCCGAAATGCTGGACGGGAGGGTCAAAACTTTGCATCCCCGGATCCACGCCGGGATCCTGGCCCGCCGGGATGTGCCCGACCACCTGGCCAAGCTTAAGGAACACGACATCCTTCCGGTGGATCTGGTGGTCGTCAACCTCTATCCCTTTGAGGCCACCGTGGCCAAGCCCAATGTCACCGACGAGGAGGCCATCGAGAACATAGACATCGGCGGGCCTTCGCTGATCAGGGCCGCGGCCAAGAATCACAAAGACGTGGCGGTGGTAACTGATCCGGGTCAATACCAGGCCGTCATCTCGGAACTGGAATCCTCGGGACAGGTCTCTTGTGAGACCAAGAGGGAGCTGGCCCAAAAGGCCTTTGCCTTGACCGTCGGCTACGACGCGGCCATCAATAATTATTTTATCAACGGGCCTGCAGGGACAATTCATGAATTGCCCCAACAAGAATTACCGGAAAACATTTCCCTCAATCTCAAAAAATCACTGCCCCTGCGCTACGGCGAGAATCCCCACCAGCCGGCCGGATTCTATCTTCCCGTTGGAACGGAGCCGGCTTTTGAGCAGATCCACGGCAAGGAAATATCCTATAACAACATTTTGGACATGGCGGCGGCCTGGGAACTGGTCTCCGAGTTCTCCGAACCCTGTTGCGTGATCGTCAAACACACCAACCCCTGCGGCTGCGCCTGCGCCGATAATCTAAAAGCAGCCTATCTGCTGGCCCGGGACGGGGAACTGCCTCCCTCGCCCATCTCCCGCTTCGGCGGGATCATTGCGGTCAACCGGCCGCTGGACAAGAAAACGGCCGAGGAGATCACCGGACCCAACAGTTTTTACGAAGCGATCGCGGCGCCGGAGTTCGGGGACGGGGTCAAGGAAATATTTGCTTTGCGCAAGGGCTGGGGGCAGAACGTGCGGTTGGTAAAAATGTCCGGGGCGTCTGGTCCAGACCTTGCCTGGCGTTCGGCGGCCGGAGGCTGGCTGGTCCAGCAGCGCGACCAGATGTCTATTGATGAAACAAAGTTCAAACAGGTCACCAAGAACGCGCCGGCGCCAGGGCCGATGGAAGACCTGAAGTTTGCTTTCAAGGTCGTAAAGCACGTCAAGTCCAACGCCATCGCCATCGTAAAAGACAAACAACTGATTGGCATGGGGGCCGGCCAGCCCAACCGGCTGGCCTCGGTGCGGCTGGCCCTGCAGCAGGCCGGGGAAAGGGGCAAAGGAGCGGCGCTGGCTTCGGACGGGTTCTTTCCCTTCGCCGACAACATCAAAGAAGCTGCGGCGGGCGGCATTGCCGCCATCATCCAGCCCGGGGGTTCGGTCAAGGACGAGGATGTCATCAAAAAGGCCGGCGAACTGGGACTGGCCATGCTGCTGACAGGCATCCGGCATTTCCGGCACTAAATTTTTTCATAAGGAAACCATGAAGCAATGAAGTCATGGTTTGGCTGTTCCTGACTTCACTTGGAAGGACTAATTTTTTCAGGGATTTCCCCGCCTTCGTCCCACTTCCTCCTACGTCCGCTTAGGCGGACTACGGCGGACAAGTCGGCGGACAGGCTGGATTCCTTATTAAGAAGATACGGAGAAAATAAGATGGCCAACATACCTCCAATGCTGATGACCCGGCTGGCGGGCCAGCTGACCGGCTCCCTGCACAATCTTAAGATGTATCCGGCCAGTCATCCCACCTCCCAAAAACTGTTTGAGGCCAGCCTACGGCTTATAAAAGAGGCTATGGGCGATGACAATGCTTTGAGCTTCAGCCTGGCTGGCAACATCTTATTAATAAACGACAAGCCGGTGCCCGATTCCCGCAAGGAGGTATTCGCCAACTTCATTTCCGAACTGGGCAAGCGCAGCGTGGGCCAGCTGACCTTCAAGCAAGGCGTCGACCAAGATCAACTGCAGGGATTTTTTGAAACCATGGCCATGGATGTGGAGCAGGTCAAAGCCAAGGGAGGTCTGGCGGCGGTCCTGGCCCTGAGGGGCATTTCCAATATCATTGCTTCCGGCATTTCTTACGGCGGCTCGGGTGCCAGCGGGACGGCGGGACCAGGCGCCGGAGGCAGCGGTTCCGGATCCGGCGAAGGCAGCGGGGCCGGCATGGAAAGCATGTTGCCGGGTCAGGTGGTAGCCATGCTCAAGAGAGATCCATCCATGGTGACCGAGATGCTGTTGAAGGGCGTCCTGGCCATGGCCGACACCCCGGAAGGCCAGGAGAAATTGGTCAGTGACCTGGACCAGCTGGCCCTGATGGCCAAGGCCCAGGGAGGCGGGGAATACGCTTCGATGATGGCCAATGTGATCGGAAGCATGGATCAGCGCAGCAGCCAGATGGTCGCCCAGGTAAAGCTGGATAACCCGGAATGGTCCGACGTGGTGCGGGAGTTGCTGACCAGGTATTCCAACGAGGACCTGGCCAAAATGATCGTCAACAAAGCCGAGGCGCTGGCCCTGGAGACCAATAACGACCCGGTGGTGCTGGCGGAAAAACTGCGGGGCATGGTGGCCTCAATTCCGGCAGATAACGTCCGCAAGCAGACCTTGTATCCGCTGGTTCAGCCCAAGTTGCAATACTACGGGTTGAATGTTGAGGATTGCGCCTTCGTCTTCGGGCAGATATCCTCCACCCAGCCGGTGTTGGAAAGATATCTGGCTGACCTCTCTTCCCGACCGGCAGCGGAGATGGCCTCGGAGGCCGAGGTGAAAACCCTGCGCTGGATAATAAGGCGCGACGAGAACTGCAAGCCGGCCCTGGAGGGATTTTTGAAACTGCTGGGCGACGCCGGTGCCGGGGCCAGGGAAAGCGCCCTTTCACGGATGATGCTGCTGGAGGACGACCTGTTGGCCATCGAGCGTTTTGACCTGGCCGAGCAGGTCATAACCAGCATTACCTCAAGGCTGCGCCAGGAGAGCGACGCCCGGATCTACCAGCGGGCCATCGAGATGATCCAACTGATCGCCGACGAGCTCAAGAGCAAGCAGCGCCAGGCCCTGGTCACCTGCATCAGCAAGGATATTTCGGACATCATGCTGCTGATGACCGACAAGCCGGTGGCCAAGGACATGATAAGGATCCTGGCCCTGATCGGCGACGAGGCGGCCATCCGCTCCCTGATACTGGGCCTTTTGAAGGACCCGATACTAGAGGACGCGGCCAGCGCCCTGGCCGGCATCAAGGAAAAGACCCTGCCTTACCTGCTGGAGGCGGTGAAGGAGAGCGAAGACAGCAACATGCGTTTCAAGTGCATGTATGTCCTCAACAAGATCGGGGCCGGAGTGGAGGAGATGGCCATCAAAGCATTGGCCGATGACCGCTGGTTTGTGCGGCGCAACATGTGCGTGCTGCTTTCGTTGATGGGAACGGAGAAATCCCTGAGCCCGATGGGGGCTTTGCTGGACGACAAGGATCCCCGGGTGCGGCTGGAAGGGCTGAAAGCCCTTTATAAAATCGGAGGCCAGCAGTCCGAGGCCTGGCTGATCCGGGCCATGGGAGACAAGGATACCGACGTCAAAAAACAGGCCATCGAGCTGGCCGGCAAGGCCGGCGCCGAAGCTTCGGTGGACGCGCTGACGGAGCTTTATTACAAGCGGGATCTTTTGGGACGGGGAGAACCGGTCGAGATCAAAAAACAGGCGATAATATCTCTGGGAGCATTGGGCACCAGGACCGCGGCCACGGTATTGATGAAAATCGCCAGGGACAAGGACGCCGAGATGGCCCAGACCGCCCAAGCGGTACTGCCCGGGGTCCTGAAAAAAATAAAAGAACAAGAACCGAAAAAACGGGCTTAAAATTTGGACAGCATCAACGTCATAGATTTTGGATCGCAGTACACCCAGTTGATCGCCCGCAAAGTCCGCGAACAAAAAGTCTATTGCCAGATCGTTTCCTGCACTGCCGGAACGAAAAAAATCCTTTCAGGCGATCCCCAGGGTCTGATCCTCTCGGGCGGGCCGTCCAGCGTCTACGACAAGAATGCCCCCCGGATAAGCAAAGAAATATTCAGTCCCGGCCTTCCTGTTCTGGGCATCTGTTACGGCATGCAACTGATGGCTTTGCTGCTGGGCGGCAAGATCCACCGCAGCCGGGAGAGGGAATACGGACAGGCCACGCTGTATATGAAGGCAGAAGGCAGAAGGCAGAACACAAAATTGTTTCAGGGGGTGCCGTCCCAGAGCCAGGTTTGGATGAGCCACGGGGACAGCGTCCAAAAGCTACCGTCCAGATTCGTACCCATCGCCTCCACCGCCAACTGCCGGGTAGCGGCCATGGCCGATGCCGACAGAAAAATATACGGTCTCCAGTTCCATCCCGAGGTCAACCACACCGACCAGGGCCGGAAGATCATCT
Protein-coding regions in this window:
- a CDS encoding amidohydrolase family protein; translated protein: MAKPIIIHATTLYNGQHTRNNVYLAVEGDKITEVSGKKTKADAEGIVTPAFIDAHSHLGMHRAGEPGSEAEGNDITDQFLANNDPLDSVYFDDPAFAEAVDFGVLYSCIVPGSGNLVGGRAMIIKNFAANRGQALLKEYGFKMALGYNPRSTGDWKGLRPNTRMGIYSMLEKKFDLALAKKQKADLARQRKLKELDQKVRDKDSKLNSRDIEEQKQMTEQEYVLEFDTEEKALLELLLDKKTAKVHVHKEDDVLYLIDLVKKYKLTVTADHLGDVHHKEIFDQLADQNIPIVYGPLGSLPYKVELRNERYRNAELLMKSKAFYGLMTDHPVIMTPALRDSLKYFLIHGMKEEEAIGMITYKNAKILGIEDRLGSVEPGKLASLVVWDKDPLHLAAFPRLVMAEGKVIRKQK
- a CDS encoding NAD(P)H-dependent oxidoreductase, which translates into the protein MATNKTNILIIYDSYTGNTEKLAKAVAQGAEQVEGARIVVKKADKVKLPDMLAADGIIIGSPAYYGLMTARLKGLLDSTFKIHGKLAGKAGAAFTTAGSTATGAETTLLSILTAMLIHGMVVQGRSSEKHFGAACVGAPDAKAIKFGEDLGKRTALLAGKLKA
- a CDS encoding nucleotidyltransferase domain-containing protein, whose product is MAVKTDIIDLATNFTKEAKTVIKIDAAYLFGSSINGKDLKHSDIDLAIVSPDFSGFGFADRKKLNPLILKFGASLEVHPFKKSDFLRKDPFIKEILKTGIKVA
- the purH gene encoding bifunctional phosphoribosylaminoimidazolecarboxamide formyltransferase/IMP cyclohydrolase, with product MTTKRAIISVYDKTGIAEFAKKLSTAGYEIVSSGGTAKYLREQGLTVTDVAEVTGFPEMLDGRVKTLHPRIHAGILARRDVPDHLAKLKEHDILPVDLVVVNLYPFEATVAKPNVTDEEAIENIDIGGPSLIRAAAKNHKDVAVVTDPGQYQAVISELESSGQVSCETKRELAQKAFALTVGYDAAINNYFINGPAGTIHELPQQELPENISLNLKKSLPLRYGENPHQPAGFYLPVGTEPAFEQIHGKEISYNNILDMAAAWELVSEFSEPCCVIVKHTNPCGCACADNLKAAYLLARDGELPPSPISRFGGIIAVNRPLDKKTAEEITGPNSFYEAIAAPEFGDGVKEIFALRKGWGQNVRLVKMSGASGPDLAWRSAAGGWLVQQRDQMSIDETKFKQVTKNAPAPGPMEDLKFAFKVVKHVKSNAIAIVKDKQLIGMGAGQPNRLASVRLALQQAGERGKGAALASDGFFPFADNIKEAAAGGIAAIIQPGGSVKDEDVIKKAGELGLAMLLTGIRHFRH
- a CDS encoding HEAT repeat domain-containing protein; the encoded protein is MANIPPMLMTRLAGQLTGSLHNLKMYPASHPTSQKLFEASLRLIKEAMGDDNALSFSLAGNILLINDKPVPDSRKEVFANFISELGKRSVGQLTFKQGVDQDQLQGFFETMAMDVEQVKAKGGLAAVLALRGISNIIASGISYGGSGASGTAGPGAGGSGSGSGEGSGAGMESMLPGQVVAMLKRDPSMVTEMLLKGVLAMADTPEGQEKLVSDLDQLALMAKAQGGGEYASMMANVIGSMDQRSSQMVAQVKLDNPEWSDVVRELLTRYSNEDLAKMIVNKAEALALETNNDPVVLAEKLRGMVASIPADNVRKQTLYPLVQPKLQYYGLNVEDCAFVFGQISSTQPVLERYLADLSSRPAAEMASEAEVKTLRWIIRRDENCKPALEGFLKLLGDAGAGARESALSRMMLLEDDLLAIERFDLAEQVITSITSRLRQESDARIYQRAIEMIQLIADELKSKQRQALVTCISKDISDIMLLMTDKPVAKDMIRILALIGDEAAIRSLILGLLKDPILEDAASALAGIKEKTLPYLLEAVKESEDSNMRFKCMYVLNKIGAGVEEMAIKALADDRWFVRRNMCVLLSLMGTEKSLSPMGALLDDKDPRVRLEGLKALYKIGGQQSEAWLIRAMGDKDTDVKKQAIELAGKAGAEASVDALTELYYKRDLLGRGEPVEIKKQAIISLGALGTRTAATVLMKIARDKDAEMAQTAQAVLPGVLKKIKEQEPKKRA